From one Fibrobacter sp. genomic stretch:
- a CDS encoding Xaa-Pro peptidase family protein, with amino-acid sequence MAERPSLNPYSQVFIASGSYDSKKIYRNRRKKMMDLLDSFCVFAGMPMEPGAEEAYVQTWNKMIQEPAFMYLTGINQPGCYLLLDPKVGEEILFVPAKDPFKEFWNGKRLGYVEGSSEVSKVTGIKDVRPVDELWDTIIARARKVQKPGFAYAYYFEKFPDDHNDQFRKEMAKALKSAGTELKGFKIKSAAKLHWQLRLPLEKERIEDARKAQDITDAAFRKVLANMSSLKNERDLGLMLDYEMQRHSDGDLAFPTIVAGGENACCLHYVKKDEPLKAGELVLLDFGIRWNSLHSDISRTLPVGGKFNPLQKMLYQIVLDSQEEYQKFVRPGVSLKEIGMVPWDFIMKALDERLVKGAKGKFKLLYDKRPHGVSHFIGEQIHEGEPGTRSLDTELVPGMLISCEPGLYGEFWAVINGKKYHEKIGIRIEDDLLITKTGFENISKHLPKTIDDLEALIK; translated from the coding sequence ATGGCTGAAAGACCTTCTTTAAACCCTTATTCCCAGGTTTTTATCGCTTCTGGCAGTTACGATTCCAAGAAAATCTACAGAAATCGCCGTAAAAAAATGATGGATCTTCTGGATTCCTTCTGCGTTTTTGCAGGAATGCCCATGGAACCCGGCGCAGAAGAAGCTTATGTGCAGACCTGGAACAAAATGATCCAGGAACCGGCCTTTATGTACCTGACCGGGATCAACCAGCCCGGCTGCTACCTGCTTTTGGACCCGAAGGTGGGGGAGGAAATCCTCTTTGTTCCCGCCAAGGACCCCTTCAAGGAATTTTGGAACGGCAAGCGCCTTGGCTATGTGGAAGGCTCCAGCGAGGTTTCCAAGGTGACAGGAATCAAGGACGTTCGTCCTGTGGATGAACTTTGGGATACTATTATAGCAAGGGCCCGCAAGGTTCAGAAGCCTGGCTTTGCCTACGCTTACTACTTTGAAAAGTTCCCCGACGATCATAACGACCAGTTCCGTAAGGAAATGGCAAAGGCCTTGAAATCCGCCGGCACCGAACTGAAGGGTTTCAAGATCAAGAGTGCTGCCAAGCTCCACTGGCAGCTCCGTCTGCCTCTGGAAAAGGAACGTATCGAAGACGCCCGCAAGGCACAGGATATTACCGACGCCGCCTTCCGTAAGGTTCTTGCCAATATGTCTAGCCTCAAGAACGAACGTGACCTTGGGCTGATGCTGGATTACGAGATGCAACGCCATAGCGATGGCGATCTTGCTTTCCCCACCATCGTTGCCGGTGGCGAAAACGCCTGCTGCCTTCACTACGTAAAGAAGGATGAGCCCCTGAAGGCAGGGGAGCTTGTGCTCCTTGACTTCGGCATCCGCTGGAATTCACTCCATAGCGATATCTCCCGCACGTTGCCTGTGGGCGGCAAGTTCAACCCCCTGCAGAAAATGTTGTACCAAATCGTACTGGACTCCCAGGAGGAGTACCAGAAGTTTGTTCGCCCGGGTGTTTCTCTGAAGGAAATCGGCATGGTGCCCTGGGACTTTATCATGAAGGCCCTGGATGAACGCCTGGTGAAGGGAGCCAAGGGCAAGTTCAAGCTGCTTTACGACAAGCGCCCCCACGGTGTAAGTCACTTTATTGGCGAACAGATTCACGAAGGGGAGCCTGGAACCCGCTCCCTGGATACGGAACTGGTGCCGGGAATGCTGATTTCCTGCGAACCGGGCCTGTACGGAGAATTCTGGGCTGTGATCAACGGCAAGAAGTACCACGAAAAGATCGGTATCCGCATCGAGGATGACCTTTTGATAACGAAAACCGGCTTTGAAAATATTTCTAAACATCTTCCGAAAACCATTGATGATTTAGAGGCGCTTATTAAGTAA